In the genome of Taurinivorans muris, one region contains:
- a CDS encoding NIL domain-containing protein → MGYNIHLRFPENISTEPIVCNLTRKFDLDFNISKAQISSGREGYLILELLCSREQANQAKKYLEEQGIHVSDLAQSIIRDEKICIECGACTAICPTAALYMDKNRHLAFDVDKCVVCTRCIKLCPVNAIKADIGSVNE, encoded by the coding sequence ATGGGCTACAACATTCATCTCCGCTTTCCTGAAAATATCAGCACGGAACCTATCGTTTGCAATTTAACCCGAAAATTCGATTTGGATTTCAATATTTCCAAAGCCCAAATTTCCAGCGGCCGCGAAGGCTATCTGATTTTGGAGCTTCTTTGCTCAAGAGAGCAGGCGAACCAAGCAAAAAAATACCTTGAAGAGCAAGGCATTCATGTTTCGGACCTAGCCCAAAGCATTATCCGTGACGAAAAAATATGCATTGAATGCGGAGCCTGCACGGCAATTTGCCCCACCGCCGCTTTATATATGGATAAAAACCGCCATTTGGCGTTTGATGTGGACAAATGCGTCGTCTGCACACGCTGTATAAAACTTTGCCCTGTCAATGCCATTAAAGCCGATATCGGCTCTGTAAACGAATAG